The Biomphalaria glabrata chromosome 1, xgBioGlab47.1, whole genome shotgun sequence sequence TGCGAGGATGGACTAAATGAATGGGGGCAGAGGAAGAGGATCAAGTGCGAGAAGATCGGAATGGTCCTTGTTATGGTGATCTATTTTGATTAAACTTTGTATTGTCTTTGTTCCCATACCTCATTGAGTTGCctcctttaaatgttgtaacaaTACACAGTGAAATTcaagaaattaatattttgcGCTACTGCtgaatgaaatatatttataatcaagtagatctatgtCAATAAAGATAGCCGCCAAGCAGTGTTTGAATCTGTAAACTCGGGTACTGTGGTACATCTTAATGTGAACTCAAAAAGGTAAcaggatataaatatatataaactttaatGAAAAGCTATATGTTgaattttattgctttttttttttttttgctgtgtcAGTATTATCCTTGTTTACAGGCATTCTTTTACTATGACATACCAAAACACTCTAATGTGGTATGAAACATTTCAGGACACTAGCCAAAGCTAAATGATAATCAGCATTAGGAAACATCTCTGTCTAAGGCAGCTGAAATGACAACTTTTTGTTCTTCTGTAGACAACATGTGGATTTGTCTCAATAATTCACTTAAACTCTGGGAACAGAATGAGTGAGGAAATTTTTCTGcagagaacaataaaaaaaaagtcaagataTCTTTATTACTCAAATATGATATACAATGAAAACTGAATTGCCCTTGGAGGACCCTGTGTTAGTCAATTGCTGGAAAAGatatgaaataagaaagatTGAAATCACATGATAGAAGTCAAGGTTGGAATTTTTATACACATTTCATTTCCCTTTCCATTttcttaagaatttttttttttaagcagtttAGTTTGGATGTAGGCTATTTTGTACACCCTGGAAGTTATTAATGTCAAAGTATTTGGTCATAGCAGAAGAGACTAAAGCAAGTAGGATACTCAGAAATTTAGTGCTTTTGATTAAATACTTTTAAGTTGAAGGCTTGCTAAAAGATTAAATGCTAAATatgtcatcttatcttatcttatatgatacagacgttacttcaaaaaagaagatgattacgtcctatgcatcatgcatttagtcatgcatattaaccaattacctaaattctgctaagtcatagATATGTCATCTTTGAACAAATTAGTCAAAGAAATCAGATATAGTTtagttaaagaaataaatgcagAATCTCAACTTATTAATGCTTTTACCCAACACCAGAATAAAAAGATATGCTTGGTACTTGAATACAATTTACTTGCTTTTTTTAGGCTGGACTTTATATTATCAGCTATTCAGACATGATGTATAACTTTACTTAGACCCTGCCATGTCGCTCGACGCATTGGGGGGCAAGCTGTcttcacaaagatctgtcattggcaatgtctgaagcctcttcccaccttgtgtctgctgttctgaggtcctccatgaaattgtggcgccaagttatacaaTGATGTCCCTGTTTACAATTttcttgtattggcctccatgtcattgcaactcttgacATGCGTAGTgcattttgttggagaacacatcccgcaaacctcatgtgacgctctgtcacaacctcactaagtggttgactcccagtttggcataaataggatttccttgtttgagacctgaTCTAAATAACTGACTCCTACTATCCaccttagccatttttgttacatcacatttagtcttttttcaatttaggcAGATATGATTTCCATATCTGACAGGCGTATGTTGCTGTTGGGATTTTTGTTGagtcacatttagtctttttatcAATTtaggcagatgacttccatgtctcacatacTTATATGTTGCTGTTAAGATGACAATTGTGTTAAGAAGGTGTATTTCTGTCTCAAGTCCAATGGCTTGACTTGTCCAAATTGGCAGCAGCCATGGTATATAAGGGAAGAATTATTCAAATGTCCTCCTAAAATgctttaactaaataaaaaaacaaaaaatattgaaaaaaaaaacaaagcttaaaattatattaagtgtatttgtatcaattagttgggatcagtcatgtaattaaatttgtaatacatctagactaacaataaaaaagcatttatacagataaaaaaaaaggaacgagCTGAATTTGAACTTATGACAAAAGCCTTCTGAAGCCAGCACTGTAACCACTAAGCTAGTGGAAAGCCTATGAACATGGAAAATTGTATAACTGGTAGTTATCTATTCTTTCTATAGTCTCAtcctatttttcatgttgtgttcactaagacttaGACATAATGtagaaaggggactaattcagcttataacaccactttagtcaagtacaaattctttaccttgtttgagataccaaactaaataattaattaccaataattaattaactaattggttaattttttaaattgattcttgtgttgtcaggtaaaagaaataattgtgccgaatttcagcttgatccgagatattgtttgggagaaataatgtgtacaaattttttaccacacagacagaatgagttaatacaagctttgtaaaataaatttgaagtTGTTTAACAATAACAGTAACCTAGTCTAAGTGGTCGTTCAGCTTGATATGAaattgagtgtgggagaaataatgtgtacaaacttttacccaAACTTTtgaacagaaagacagacagagtgagttgatataagctttttaaaaaaaacaaaaaacaactatttattaattgccTACTCAGCTACTGGAAATCTGAATAAATGAAGAGTCAAAAGATGACTCATGTATTCTATTAATATAATACTACTTCTCTTGTTAGtaaattcttttatttcataaatatattttcctttAAATTGTAGAAAAGGTCATAAGTTCACTTCTGCTTGTCTTAAAAACATAAATGAGTTGTCATTTAAATCTTTGTGAAATTCTTTCTAACAGTTTATGATTTCattaatgtgtttttatttttatcaataaGCACTGAATAAGCACTAGTTTTAATTATTACTACTTTAAATTAATACTAGATCTGTCCTCTGCCTCTATCTACTGTAATTCAAAATTTATATACAATCATCAATGATAAAGTAGATAAATATTTGCAAATATTAGATATTCAAATGTATACTCTTGTCTGTTTTCATGTAATTTTTACAGATTTCTTTTGGTTGTGCTTTAGTTCCCTTTTCCATCTATTCCATTCTCAATGGccaagtaaaattaattttatacaTACTCTACTGTTAATTACAGAATTTTGTGTCAAGGAAAGGGAAGGGCAGTTTTGTACAAGCTAATATCCatattattatgtattatataagatacttTCAATTCCTgtgagagccacaggcatcagcgaaagtatgtgggaaaacatagccaaagactggagtgcatggagacagactgtgcgtgctgggacaacccttgctgagaacaaaagaattgaagcggccttaatcaagagggaaaaaagaaagctgccctgtccgctagccctgaatcagagacatacacatgtacgaacagtggcaaagtctgccgttctagaattggcttgattagccacaccagattctgccccgtctcaagattaagccaaaaccagtgactcatttgggcacatccattgcctttcgagacaaaaggagccatatatatataagataaaatatatagatacaaaaaaagagaaagtcaaactaataattaaattaaacattgtTGTTATTTATAAAAAGTAAGCAACCAAAGTCTATTAAGAAACATGTcttattaatgaaaaaaaaaagcaattgtgtccttaaaagaaaaattcccCTCTCGTAACTCTTGATGTAACTAAAGCATTTTTGAACAAACTTATGGGATGATGACCTCTTAAAACTGCACTCtaaaaagaatataatattaAAGTTAAAGTGTGTGCAATTAATATAGTGTAGGGTCAAGTGGGTTCAGCCTGATGACACCCTGTTTAAGTAGCTAGAGTGGACATCCGAGCAGGTCTATTAAaagagctttttaaaaatattttccttctttcttgaatgattttgtttcttgaattaaaaaacaactaaactttAAAAGGCAGTATCAATCCTATTTTAAAATGGTAAGTAATTATGAATTTTCAAAGTGGATGCTTATGAATCtatatgttttgtaaatgttattaaaagaaatttagttaagacaataatatttaatttacaatattgttatttttagttttaaagaagTTTGGTAAATCATATTGCTATCTATAAGCTACTACATACAAAGTCTGCTTTAAATACTTTTGAACAGGAGCAATCACGAAAACACTCAAAAGCTTAAATGGCATAATGTTTGGCCACTGACCTGAAGATCCATAGTTCAAGTCCTGGTTGAAACCAGGGTTTTTAAACACTCAAGctacaaagaacatacaaacGAAAAAATCCTTCTCTTTTTTAGGGCCATCAATGAGGAACTCTTTAATTCCCATGAAACTTTGAGAAACAAACTTATTATGTCTGCAAGTGTTGCATTGATGTGACAAATTTATTGCATCTTCAACTTTTTCTTGATTTGAAGTGTTAGTACAGCACATTTATGATATTTGATGTTCGACCTTGTATAAGTGGCTTTATTATTGTAATTTACAATATATCTTTTTGAAACTATAAAGACACTACATGACTATGCTAGTCTTTTGGTGCTCTCAGTTGTTGTTTGTTATTACAAGTATTATTTGTAACTGCTTATTAATGAATCTTTCTTAACTTGACCAGGTTATTTCTTACCTGTCTGCTAAATTGTTTGTGTTAAATAGACAATAGAAatatacatacaaaataatAGCTCTTCTTTGGGAGTTAAAGTAGGCTCTCCCAATGGTCCAGCATGTATGGGCTTATTCCTCCTTCTCCCCCtcttccttttttatttttaattgttcaatttttgtttcattacacTTGCAGAAGAATCCCTCCACATTTACATTGTTGGTCCTTTTATGTCTGATCACTCTAACTTTGCAGTTTGATCAACCCAAGGGTGAGAATACATTACATTTTGATAGCCAAGTAGCAGGTTAATGAAAAGATTTACTAGCATATATATGATTTCCCAAGAGATTAATACACTAAAAGTTATACAATTTaaggctttttttaaatactttttttttaaatgactgcCATGTTAAACAAGAAATGGTATATAACCCAGTTAACTGGCATTAATACAGCATAAAATGGGAATTTTCTTTCTAACCACAATTGTATTGCATAATAATGTAATGAAAATTTGCACTTAGGCTTAATGAAGCTACGTTTTTTAACATGATGGACTATGCAGTGTGTGCTAAAAAGTCATTTATTCTTaaaaaccaaaagaaattataaaagaTTGACTACTATATTTAACAGTTGAGCTATggcactttaaaaaatttaaattatattgtcACTGTctataaaataaagaatttaaGATCTTCAGTACAAGTAGTCAAAACTGGGATATAGATAATGTAATGTTATCTTCTAGGCTTATGGtttaatgtaacatttaaaTTTCTCGTGTGTAGTGAAATTGTTGTTACTTTTCTGTTTGTGTCAGTTgggtagctagggatttgggggctcctgcattttgacatcatgacatgagataatgttatgtagttaataaatatatgtctaaattCCGATAGGTACAGTatataagtgaaaaaaaaatcattaagactcttttaatgaataattctgGTGAGATAATgtacaagtgacaaatctcaatccATATCTCTTCAAGTCGTGCATCCTCTAGATCAATGTGTCTAGTATTTTTGACTCCACATaaatagcaagattacatggctGTAGCttaatatttaaagaaagaaaattaggACATTCCCCAAGGGGACTTCTGAATTTGAACCCCTCCCCCAtaccccaccctagctacaccactggttTGGGTAATGTCATGAGAATGTGTCATCACATTGATGGAGTATGTTGTTGTCTTAACAGTGCCCAACTGTTATCATCTCTTTGATATAGATGGACAAACTCATATGCTACTGATGAACAAATCTCATTAATACtagtataaaatacaaaatgaatatttataaCTATTAACCTACTGGTAATGTATCACTCAgcttttaatacttttattcatgttttcttGTTACCAGGCCGTCTTGTGCGAGCTATAGGTGGTGAAACTTTCTCTAAAGGCCGTTGGCCATGGCTGGTTCTGTTGGAAGCAAGAATTGTTACAGAAAGGTTGTTTGGAGTTTTTCCCATAAGATATAACACAGTTACTTGTGGAGGAGTCCTGATCTCCAAGCAGTGGATACTAACTGCAGCACATTGCTTCACTGATGTGTAAGTGATTTCATTACATATTACAAGTTGAATAAGCAGACAAATCATatttttcagcttttttttttccaattggttttattaaaatgacaaactattaATAACTATTGTCAAAATGGTTTcagaaatgattttaaaaaattcctttttCTTATAGTGGCAGCACAGTTGCTACAAGGAGCTGGAAGGCCAGACTAGGGTCTGTAAGATTAAGAGTGAGTAAttgtctttttaatttttatatcagTATCATAAGAGTATTAAGgtaacttattttatataatgatatttattttttaaacttgaagtcatttatattaattgcaaaactttctattaaagaaaaatagcttttttacaaaatgtaaatgtaaatctgTAATGTAGAATCTACACCCAGTAAGATGAGTATAGATAGCtcgttaaaaaatatttataagctgGATTAGACAAAGAGCCTATACATTaatctaccaggaaaaaaattaattgacacTGGTAGTTTGGCTTTCAATTTCACTGAGAATAAATTGATCTTGGTctattaaaaacttttaaagtagCAAAGTACCGGGTATTTAAAAGCTTGACACATTAAAATGTTAATGCTCTAAGAAGTGTAACATTGGTAACATTACACATACAATTCCAAAATTAAGCAGTGGTCTAAATTTATTTGCTTATAATGTAAtttagtattttcttctttacaattgttaaaaaccatttactttttcttttttaaactcaagaaaactaaatatttattattgtttaaaaccctatgtattttgtttaaaaccttatctattctattttttaaCCAGCCCTCTGTTAGTGATAAAATTTGGCATCTTGTGGGGCACATCATGGATAAAGATGAACTCAAACAGTGGCtgttaaaaatagaaaagatcGTCATTCATCCTGGTTACAACAAAAATGGTTAGTTTGTCAAGAGTAAAAGACATTTAGCATGATAGGAGTAACAAAAGATAAACAGTACTATAGTGAAATGCCTGGATGATAACAAAAGGTTAACATAGAGACCTACAGATTTGTACAGTGTCAATAAGAAATTGAATTGCAGCTcataagaaagacacaaaattACTTCTAGTAAGAAAATGTTGTTGGTAGTAATGCTAAACCAAACATTGCATTCTTAAATATTTGTGTCCTTAAGtttctaaaatttaaatctaaagGAACAGCTCACATTTATAAAAACTGTATTGGTGGCcacaaatgaagaaaaaaaatgatctcaaagtatctgtaaaaaaaaaaaaagtcaatataATTATCTCATCAATGTCAGGAGGATGTGAAGTCcaaaataacattattataataaataatgataataataaaaataatagttatAATCTGAAATATTCATTCTAATCACCTTGTTTTAATTGTTGTATTGAAAGGTTTTTTAGCACAATAATGTTTAGCTTTGCACAAGTAGCACATAGTACTCTGATAGAACACAATGGTAGATATACAATTTGAGAGactttaatacattttaaaattcttatcaACATCTTAACTATTTTATTCCATGATTATCTTACATAGAAGTTATAATGTTCACTCTAATATGTTTTCTAGATCTTTATGGGGATGACATTGCAATGGTTAAGTTGTCACGTTCAATGCCAGGTGGAGGTCATTTTCCGAACATCAAAAGTGTCCCACTTCCAAGTGAGAAAGATGTTGATTTCCCAGAACCTGGATTACAGTGTGTAACAAAAGGCTGGGGGTGCACATCTTTAAGTAAGCAATGTTTGACTGTTCACTAATCTTTAGTTCACATTTTATTAAactcatttttatatttttttttgaacataggacctactttttaaattgttaccCATGGTTTCTTGATCATGTCTGCTGGTACGCCCTCCTCTCTTGAACACTAACTCGTTGACATGCTTGAGTTTATGGAGGTGTGAAGTTGTTGCTGAATGTTTTTTGAGAATGTTGAGAATAGCCATGTTCAGTCCATTAATCTAACCCAGTGGTTCTAAAGACCATGGCTTACTTGAATTTTGTTATTCTGATATATCCAACAATTTTCATCTTCATGCTTGCTGCAGATCTGTTTCTACATCTATACATCTAAATTTTGGTTGGCCCTCGAAATCATATAATTCAA is a genomic window containing:
- the LOC106050402 gene encoding plasma kallikrein-like isoform X1 — its product is MIEVKKNPSTFTLLVLLCLITLTLQFDQPKGRLVRAIGGETFSKGRWPWLVLLEARIVTERLFGVFPIRYNTVTCGGVLISKQWILTAAHCFTDVGSTVATRSWKARLGSVRLRPSVSDKIWHLVGHIMDKDELKQWLLKIEKIVIHPGYNKNDLYGDDIAMVKLSRSMPGGGHFPNIKSVPLPSEKDVDFPEPGLQCVTKGWGCTSLNSGLSSQARQILIPVLPNVLCERLYSKQMKSRICAGYHQKGVGICKGDSGSPLVCQRNDQYILAGIASFTSRFSPESSPAVFAKVQDYLPWINDTINAYK
- the LOC106050402 gene encoding plasma kallikrein-like isoform X2 — translated: MKNPSTFTLLVLLCLITLTLQFDQPKGRLVRAIGGETFSKGRWPWLVLLEARIVTERLFGVFPIRYNTVTCGGVLISKQWILTAAHCFTDVGSTVATRSWKARLGSVRLRPSVSDKIWHLVGHIMDKDELKQWLLKIEKIVIHPGYNKNDLYGDDIAMVKLSRSMPGGGHFPNIKSVPLPSEKDVDFPEPGLQCVTKGWGCTSLNSGLSSQARQILIPVLPNVLCERLYSKQMKSRICAGYHQKGVGICKGDSGSPLVCQRNDQYILAGIASFTSRFSPESSPAVFAKVQDYLPWINDTINAYK